Proteins found in one Aethina tumida isolate Nest 87 chromosome 1, icAetTumi1.1, whole genome shotgun sequence genomic segment:
- the LOC109603599 gene encoding BLOC-1-related complex subunit 5, whose amino-acid sequence MGSEHSSFSNNPQRQGSLNTDSQGKQMGAIKRQHTIANPGSSQDNLEENGENFRSISPGPSVCSDVDLPYISYTVNRPIGDSPKMPTSKQLIKGKSSNRRQIQSKQSKVKSSHNIVVVRGANNGQNTEKDPDVVRLQGIPMFLPIMRATLSLPAARDPEVLERLDPSPFRNLCLRYQHHLTAAANLVATEQNQITQKVREVDSELNKIVATTVDRQKRYAKYAEKLAKVQELSHQLNKCHMLLNQTLESMETLNNYLDINDRLEPFVWTTG is encoded by the exons atgggTTCAGAACACTCATCATTTTCAAACAACCCCCAAAGACAAGGTAGCTTGAACACAGATTCTCAGGGCAAACAAATGGGAGCTATTAAGCGTCAGCACACTATAGCAAATCCCGGATCGTCTCAAGACAACTTGGAGGAAAATGGGGAGAATTTTCGTTCGATTTCTCCTGGCCCTTCCGTTTGTAGCGACGTAGACTTGCCTTATATCAGTTACACAGTTAACCGACCTATTGgag ATTCCCCCAAGATGCCGACAAGCAAACAGTTAATAAAGGGTAAAAGCAGCAATAGGAGACAAATACAATCTAAACAATCCAAAGTTAAAAGCTCACATAATATTGTAGTTGTTAGAGGTGCAAACAATGGTCAAAACACAGAAAAAGATCCAGATGTTGTTCGGTTACAAG GTATCCCAATGTTTTTACCAATTATGAGGGCCACATTGAGTCTTCCAGCAGCAAGAGATCCAGAAGTGCTAGAAAGATTGGACCCTTCACCATTCAGAAACTTGTGTCTTAGATACCAGCACCATTTAACGGCAGCAGCAAATCTTGTAGCCACtgaacaaaatcaaataactcaaaaagtTCGCGAAGTCGATTCGGAACTGAACAAAATAGTTGCGACAACAGTTGACAGACAAAAACGTTACGCAAAGTATGCGGAAAAGTTGGCCAAAGTACAAGAATTGTCACACCAGTTAAATAAGTGTCACATGTTATTAAATCAAACCCTTGAATCAATGGagacgttaaataattatctagaTATTAATGATAGGTTGGAACCTTTTGTTTGGACCAcaggataa